In one window of Methanofollis sp. DNA:
- a CDS encoding AIR synthase-related protein — protein MDIEGFVRRELSAGRGEDDVVAALKCEILRIKTDASPEYAETFAKAVLEEVKNTTGLAGDLFVFEHAGVTMGEFGVGSRGKGDFFAHRQFPRIIGKATAAVGVDEMDDAGAVSANGKYIITTVDGMHSRLSDFPFLAGFHVTRATLRDAYVMGAKPVALLSDIHVADDGDVAKIFDYTAGIAAVAEAMNVPLVTGSTLRIGGDMVLGDRMTGCVGAVGVADHLTARKETRAGDVLLMTAGAGGGTIATTALYSGYPEVVEETINLHFLKACEVLLKSPVLNHIHTMTDVTNGGLRGDVYEMAETADCRIVVDEANLRKLVEPKVLAMLDALKIDYLGVSLDALLIVVPPEYAEEVMTVVRSAGVPIEQMGHVEEGPAASVLVSGSEEHDFQPRFRESAYTPVKKVVDTEPRDFDEMKEKVRAAADAAIEKKMRILARLRKSE, from the coding sequence ATGGATATAGAGGGATTTGTCCGCAGGGAACTCTCTGCGGGCAGGGGCGAAGACGACGTCGTCGCAGCCCTCAAATGTGAGATCCTCAGGATCAAGACAGACGCTTCCCCGGAATATGCGGAGACATTCGCAAAAGCCGTCCTCGAAGAGGTGAAAAATACCACCGGCCTCGCCGGCGACCTCTTTGTCTTCGAGCATGCCGGCGTCACCATGGGGGAGTTCGGTGTCGGGTCCCGCGGGAAGGGCGACTTTTTTGCCCACCGGCAGTTCCCGCGCATCATCGGGAAGGCGACGGCCGCAGTCGGCGTCGACGAGATGGACGACGCGGGGGCCGTATCCGCGAACGGGAAATATATTATCACCACCGTCGACGGCATGCACTCCCGCCTCTCCGACTTCCCCTTCCTGGCCGGTTTCCACGTGACGCGGGCGACCCTGCGTGACGCCTACGTGATGGGGGCAAAACCCGTCGCCCTCCTCTCCGACATCCATGTGGCGGACGACGGCGACGTGGCCAAGATCTTCGACTACACCGCAGGTATCGCCGCCGTCGCCGAGGCGATGAATGTCCCGCTCGTCACGGGTTCGACCCTCCGCATCGGCGGGGACATGGTCCTCGGCGACCGGATGACCGGGTGCGTCGGGGCCGTCGGCGTCGCCGACCACCTCACCGCCCGGAAGGAGACGCGGGCCGGCGACGTCCTCCTCATGACCGCGGGCGCGGGCGGCGGCACCATCGCCACCACGGCGCTGTACTCCGGTTACCCGGAGGTCGTCGAGGAGACGATCAACCTCCACTTCCTCAAGGCCTGCGAGGTCCTCCTGAAAAGCCCGGTCCTCAACCATATCCACACCATGACCGACGTCACCAACGGGGGACTGCGGGGCGACGTCTACGAGATGGCCGAGACCGCGGACTGCCGGATCGTCGTCGACGAGGCGAACCTCAGGAAACTTGTCGAGCCGAAGGTGCTCGCAATGCTCGACGCCCTCAAGATCGACTACCTCGGCGTCTCCCTCGACGCCCTCCTCATCGTCGTGCCCCCCGAGTACGCGGAGGAGGTCATGACCGTCGTCCGCTCGGCCGGCGTACCGATCGAGCAGATGGGCCATGTCGAGGAGGGGCCGGCCGCCTCGGTCCTTGTCTCCGGCAGCGAAGAGCACGACTTCCAGCCACGCTTCCGCGAGTCGGCCTACACCCCTGTCAAGAAGGTCGTGGACACCGAACCGCGCGACTTCGACGAGATGAAGGAAAAGGTCAGGGCCGCCGCAGATGCGGCGATAGAAAAGAAGATGCGGATTCTCGCACGGCTCAGGAAGAGCGAGTGA
- a CDS encoding type II toxin-antitoxin system HicB family antitoxin, which yields MRKYTLTAALWEEERVYVSKCPEIGVASCGDTPDEALAHLKEAVELYLENAQALGMMEDIAPALRSPRKFAATFEVIE from the coding sequence ATGAGAAAATATACACTGACTGCGGCGCTCTGGGAAGAGGAGAGGGTCTATGTCTCGAAATGCCCGGAGATCGGTGTGGCCAGTTGCGGGGACACGCCTGACGAGGCCCTGGCCCACCTCAAGGAGGCGGTTGAGTTGTATCTGGAGAATGCGCAGGCGCTCGGTATGATGGAGGACATCGCCCCGGCGCTGCGGTCGCCGCGGAAGTTTGCGGCGACCTTCGAGGTGATCGAGTGA
- the thiD gene encoding bifunctional hydroxymethylpyrimidine kinase/phosphomethylpyrimidine kinase — MSSCALTIAGSDSGGGAGIQADLKTFAAYGVWGTSALAAVTAQNPGGVAGVWPLSPDAVAAQVRAVFEAFPVGAVKTGMLAEAGVIHGVAAALPPGVPLVVDPVMVATSGARLLAEDAVDALVADLIPRAAVVTPNLPEAGVLAGFPVEGPDGMREAGRAILAMGAGAVVVKGGHLPGDPTDILIDATGEVVLSGLRHPYAVHGTGCSFSAALAAGLARGMPLRDAFVAAKTFIDGAIAHAVPDLRGRRSVNPLWECGKGDFPYV, encoded by the coding sequence ATGTCTTCGTGTGCCCTGACGATTGCCGGGTCCGACTCGGGGGGAGGTGCCGGTATCCAGGCTGATCTCAAGACTTTCGCCGCGTACGGCGTGTGGGGGACGTCGGCGCTGGCGGCGGTGACGGCGCAGAACCCCGGCGGCGTGGCCGGGGTGTGGCCCCTCTCCCCCGACGCCGTTGCCGCGCAGGTGCGGGCGGTCTTCGAGGCTTTCCCTGTCGGTGCGGTGAAGACCGGGATGCTCGCGGAGGCCGGGGTCATTCACGGGGTGGCCGCCGCCCTGCCCCCGGGTGTCCCGCTCGTCGTCGACCCGGTGATGGTGGCGACTTCGGGCGCCCGCCTGCTTGCGGAGGATGCGGTCGACGCCCTGGTCGCCGACCTGATCCCCCGTGCGGCGGTGGTGACGCCGAACCTCCCCGAGGCCGGGGTGCTGGCGGGTTTCCCGGTCGAGGGACCGGACGGGATGCGGGAGGCGGGGCGGGCGATCCTCGCGATGGGTGCCGGGGCCGTGGTCGTGAAGGGCGGCCACCTCCCGGGCGACCCGACCGACATCCTCATCGATGCGACAGGGGAGGTCGTCCTCTCCGGTCTCCGTCACCCCTATGCCGTCCACGGTACGGGGTGCTCTTTCTCCGCGGCCCTTGCGGCGGGACTCGCCCGCGGTATGCCTCTCCGGGACGCCTTTGTCGCGGCAAAGACTTTCATCGACGGTGCCATCGCCCATGCCGTCCCCGACCTCCGGGGTCGCCGGTCGGTGAACCCCCTGTGGGAGTGCGGCAAGGGAGACTTCCCGTATGTGTGA
- a CDS encoding type IV pilin N-terminal domain-containing protein: MKQFAQNEEAVSPVIGVILMVAITVILAAVIAAFVFGMAGNMSSTKSVAATASHSVDGSNQVITVTFQGGKDAGIVENISVVINDESDNVEPLTTNKPLTGNSKKFVNGTAFNITPGNRNHVVATASFTDGSSQVILDTYV, translated from the coding sequence ATGAAACAGTTCGCACAGAATGAAGAAGCAGTGTCGCCGGTCATCGGCGTCATCCTCATGGTCGCCATCACGGTGATCCTCGCGGCCGTCATCGCCGCATTCGTCTTCGGTATGGCCGGCAACATGTCGTCCACCAAGAGCGTCGCCGCCACGGCATCTCACAGTGTTGATGGAAGCAACCAGGTGATCACCGTCACGTTCCAGGGCGGCAAGGACGCTGGAATTGTGGAGAACATCTCCGTTGTCATTAACGATGAGTCTGACAATGTGGAGCCGTTGACCACCAATAAGCCGTTGACCGGGAACTCGAAGAAGTTCGTTAATGGCACAGCCTTTAACATCACCCCGGGCAACAGGAACCACGTCGTTGCAACGGCATCGTTCACCGACGGCTCCAGTCAGGTCATCCTGGACACCTACGTCTGA
- a CDS encoding type IV pilin N-terminal domain-containing protein, which produces MVQSNEHEDAVSATVATVLMVAVTVILAALVASFSLGTMGGIPDNGIVGAKAVRMDDGAVLVTYVGGDGADAVDHLNWTIDGTEQTDRLDATVGSSAVNTTVSADPGKKHRVMVVATYSDRSSQVVLDAMV; this is translated from the coding sequence ATGGTCCAATCCAATGAGCACGAAGATGCGGTCTCCGCGACCGTCGCCACCGTTCTCATGGTCGCCGTCACCGTGATCCTCGCCGCCCTTGTCGCTTCCTTCTCCCTCGGCACCATGGGGGGCATCCCCGACAACGGTATCGTCGGGGCGAAGGCCGTCAGGATGGATGACGGTGCGGTCCTGGTCACCTATGTCGGCGGCGACGGTGCCGACGCAGTCGACCACCTGAACTGGACGATCGACGGCACGGAACAGACCGACCGTCTCGACGCCACTGTCGGGTCGTCGGCCGTCAATACAACGGTATCCGCGGACCCCGGGAAGAAACACCGGGTCATGGTCGTCGCGACATACAGCGACAGGTCGTCGCAGGTCGTCCTGGACGCCATGGTCTGA
- a CDS encoding type II toxin-antitoxin system HicB family antitoxin has protein sequence MIFKVVVTPDPEDGGFIVSCPALPGCHSEGETLEEALENIRDAIRGCVAALNDRARRQQGSRVIDVSV, from the coding sequence ATGATATTCAAAGTCGTCGTTACTCCCGATCCCGAAGACGGCGGGTTTATCGTCAGTTGCCCCGCGCTTCCCGGTTGCCACTCGGAAGGGGAAACCCTGGAAGAGGCGCTGGAAAATATCAGGGACGCCATTCGGGGATGTGTCGCCGCGCTCAACGACCGTGCCCGGAGACAGCAGGGAAGCAGAGTTATCGATGTGTCTGTGTAA
- a CDS encoding type II toxin-antitoxin system HicA family toxin: protein MAKLPVISGSAAVKTFHKFGFTTSRQTGSHMILEKAGLDVTLSVPLHTELKRGTLRNLIKDAGLTVDEFVAML from the coding sequence ATGGCGAAACTCCCTGTCATATCTGGTTCAGCGGCAGTCAAGACCTTTCATAAATTCGGTTTCACCACGTCCAGGCAGACGGGAAGCCACATGATCCTGGAGAAGGCCGGGCTGGACGTCACCCTCTCCGTCCCTCTCCATACCGAATTAAAAAGAGGGACACTACGAAACCTCATCAAAGATGCAGGTCTCACCGTCGATGAATTTGTGGCGATGCTCTGA
- a CDS encoding type II toxin-antitoxin system HicA family toxin, translated as MPVSDRKIQQVSWNDLVRRPRHFGFEGPYSGGKHPFMIKGNLVLTIPNPHNTEIGADLRIRVLKQAGISREEWISSGDT; from the coding sequence ATGCCGGTGTCGGATCGTAAAATCCAGCAGGTTTCGTGGAACGATCTCGTCCGAAGGCCCAGGCACTTTGGGTTCGAAGGGCCGTATTCGGGAGGGAAACACCCCTTTATGATCAAAGGAAACCTCGTCCTGACCATTCCAAACCCGCATAATACGGAGATCGGTGCGGACCTCCGGATACGGGTCCTGAAGCAGGCCGGGATCTCACGAGAGGAATGGATCTCCTCAGGGGATACGTAA
- a CDS encoding nucleotidyltransferase family protein, which yields MAGTPHVPVPYDAIRLICRKHHIRKLSLFGSVLRDDFGPESDIDLLVEFDEGHTPGFFRLFEIAEELSRAFGGKTIDLLTPEDLSRYFRDDVVAAAEVCYAEAEG from the coding sequence ATGGCCGGCACCCCGCACGTTCCTGTTCCGTACGACGCCATCAGGCTGATATGCAGGAAACATCATATTAGAAAACTCTCTCTCTTCGGGTCGGTGCTGCGGGACGACTTCGGGCCGGAGAGCGACATAGATCTCCTTGTCGAGTTCGACGAAGGTCATACTCCCGGATTTTTCCGTCTCTTCGAGATCGCAGAGGAACTCTCCCGTGCGTTCGGAGGAAAGACGATCGACCTCCTCACCCCCGAGGACCTGAGCCGATATTTCAGGGACGATGTTGTTGCCGCCGCTGAGGTCTGCTATGCAGAAGCAGAAGGATGA
- a CDS encoding DUF86 domain-containing protein, whose product MQKQKDETIPLRHALDAAKKAVSFLDDRTRTDLEMDEMLGFAVVRLLEIIGEAAKLVSPDLREKHPEIPWSAMVGMRNRLIHGYFDVNYDVVWDTVKSDLPPMIDNLERLLAAMISESDRDLVP is encoded by the coding sequence ATGCAGAAGCAGAAGGATGAAACCATCCCTCTCAGGCACGCCCTCGATGCCGCGAAAAAAGCAGTGTCTTTCCTCGATGACCGAACCCGTACGGATCTGGAAATGGACGAGATGCTTGGTTTTGCCGTCGTCCGCCTCCTTGAGATCATTGGAGAAGCGGCGAAACTCGTCTCGCCAGACCTTCGAGAGAAGCACCCCGAAATACCATGGAGTGCGATGGTCGGCATGAGAAACCGTCTGATCCATGGATATTTTGATGTGAACTACGATGTTGTCTGGGACACTGTGAAATCCGACCTCCCACCTATGATAGACAATCTAGAACGTCTTCTGGCCGCCATGATATCTGAGAGCGACAGGGATCTGGTGCCGTGA
- a CDS encoding antitoxin family protein produces MTKVIDAVYESSVLKPLEKIDLKEGTRIRIAIEEPSAVIEDAFGLLKGKDTTEALKEMDDEWGLY; encoded by the coding sequence ATGACGAAAGTGATCGACGCAGTGTATGAATCCAGCGTCCTCAAACCCCTCGAAAAGATCGACCTGAAGGAGGGAACGCGGATCAGGATCGCCATCGAGGAACCATCCGCCGTCATCGAAGATGCATTCGGTCTTCTGAAAGGAAAGGACACGACAGAAGCGCTGAAAGAGATGGACGATGAATGGGGTCTTTATTGA
- a CDS encoding zinc ribbon domain-containing protein, whose protein sequence is MSKFCPECGKEQISQNAEICPNCGVRIKKNPEKSSGIAAISSFVFAGLGQVYNGDFGRGFLILVGTVIGSMFYFIPGLFVWAYGIYDAYTTAKRMNAGEIPYQETNALHMILFVVLWFVGIAVFFILAAIVAAFVFGMSGSTYY, encoded by the coding sequence ATGTCAAAATTCTGTCCAGAATGTGGAAAAGAACAGATCAGCCAGAACGCGGAGATCTGTCCGAACTGTGGGGTCAGGATCAAGAAAAACCCTGAAAAAAGTTCGGGTATTGCAGCAATCTCTTCCTTTGTCTTTGCCGGTCTGGGGCAGGTGTATAACGGAGATTTTGGTCGAGGATTTCTGATCCTTGTAGGAACCGTGATTGGTTCTATGTTCTACTTTATCCCTGGCCTGTTCGTGTGGGCCTATGGTATCTATGATGCATACACAACGGCAAAACGGATGAATGCCGGGGAGATCCCCTATCAGGAGACGAACGCTCTCCATATGATCCTGTTCGTGGTCCTCTGGTTTGTGGGAATCGCAGTATTCTTCATTCTGGCCGCTATCGTGGCTGCATTTGTCTTTGGAATGAGCGGGTCAACATACTACTGA
- a CDS encoding DUF447 domain-containing protein, producing MGFLNEGINEVIATTGGNAAPMGIICRSGALSMVLFRGSHTEANIRKNGWVVANLTHDPVVWVTTAFDDLPLADFVEVEAGGRRLERLKECEEWVAFAAQVEHETAETVFVALEPLGEGVVAGTSLRAHNRGFAGIVEATVHGTRYVLTRDPALKALIDHHLAIVRKCGGPREREAAAALEKYIR from the coding sequence ATGGGATTCCTGAACGAGGGTATCAACGAGGTGATCGCGACGACCGGCGGGAATGCCGCACCGATGGGGATCATCTGCCGGAGCGGCGCTCTTTCGATGGTCCTGTTCAGGGGTTCGCACACGGAGGCGAATATCAGGAAGAACGGGTGGGTGGTCGCAAACCTCACCCACGATCCCGTGGTCTGGGTGACGACGGCCTTCGACGACCTGCCCCTCGCCGACTTCGTGGAGGTGGAGGCGGGCGGGCGGCGGTTGGAGCGCCTGAAGGAGTGCGAAGAGTGGGTGGCCTTTGCTGCACAGGTAGAGCACGAGACGGCGGAGACGGTCTTTGTGGCGCTCGAACCTCTCGGGGAGGGGGTCGTCGCCGGCACGTCGCTCCGGGCGCACAACCGCGGTTTTGCCGGTATCGTCGAGGCGACGGTTCACGGCACGCGCTATGTACTGACCCGCGACCCCGCGCTGAAGGCCCTCATCGACCACCACCTCGCGATCGTGCGGAAGTGCGGCGGGCCGCGGGAGCGCGAGGCGGCGGCGGCGCTTGAGAAATACATCAGGTAG
- a CDS encoding triphosphoribosyl-dephospho-CoA synthase, with protein MECRTKTRSDLAQMAMMLEVSASPKPGNVDRGHDYPDTRLEHFLASTIFARPALERAEQGGTGLGALIEEAVVDTNCHTGGNTHFGAFILLMPLVAAGGADGAVQVVRETTVEDAVAFYRAFGATEVRVLAKDEIDVKDPSAAATLRERGMTLYDVMVYSAERDMVAREWTNGFALCRETKNLLVSHGAGKAVIVAAFLDLLCTHPDTFIAKKFGQAAAEETMRRAREVKAGKVSLDAFDEECLAAGVNPGSLADIMIAGIFLALLEGWSWDS; from the coding sequence ATGGAGTGCCGGACGAAGACGAGATCTGACCTCGCACAGATGGCGATGATGCTCGAGGTCTCCGCATCCCCGAAACCGGGGAATGTGGACCGCGGGCACGACTATCCCGACACACGCCTGGAGCACTTCCTTGCCTCGACGATCTTTGCCCGCCCGGCCCTGGAGAGGGCTGAACAGGGGGGTACGGGGCTCGGCGCCCTCATCGAGGAGGCGGTGGTGGATACGAACTGCCATACTGGCGGGAACACACATTTTGGCGCATTCATCCTGTTGATGCCCCTGGTCGCCGCGGGCGGCGCGGACGGGGCGGTGCAGGTGGTGCGGGAGACGACGGTGGAGGACGCCGTCGCCTTCTACCGGGCCTTCGGTGCGACTGAAGTGCGGGTGCTTGCAAAAGACGAGATCGACGTGAAAGACCCGTCGGCCGCAGCGACGCTCAGGGAGAGGGGGATGACCCTGTACGACGTGATGGTCTACTCCGCGGAGAGAGATATGGTGGCTCGGGAGTGGACGAACGGTTTCGCCCTCTGCCGCGAGACGAAGAACCTCCTCGTCTCCCACGGTGCAGGGAAGGCGGTGATCGTCGCCGCATTTCTCGACCTGCTCTGCACCCACCCGGACACCTTTATCGCAAAGAAGTTCGGACAGGCGGCGGCGGAGGAGACGATGCGCCGCGCCCGCGAGGTGAAGGCCGGGAAAGTTTCCCTCGACGCCTTCGACGAGGAGTGTCTTGCCGCGGGGGTGAACCCGGGGTCTCTCGCCGACATCATGATCGCGGGGATCTTCCTCGCCCTGCTGGAGGGGTGGTCATGGGATTCCTGA
- a CDS encoding methanogenesis marker 9 domain-containing protein encodes MIECYERCGLIINDQVVKTPVVISSMAGVTDAAYVLARKEHIGAAFIGGYSIDEETMAASRAMAADGRPEFRYDDPVAELKAQIAALQGSGVVTGLNLRGSSPASYAAIADEIGDAAVYEVDAHCRQPAMTALGCGEALLRDTRRLAETVRALKALDVTVSVKVRAGVAADDRRLARLLWKAGADIIHADLMDFGYARLRQIRNACPLVLIANNSITSFDRAMEMFAHGADMVSMARRSDERTLAGIDAAIQRKAEESGWYNAPKQLCRGGDVRSLAFCCMPVKHCPLIPFLESIGLSREDYIRIKTEAVEGTPIAGGKTTCFGSLSWCCKSSSPCMLRELSMKEAGLSSAEYMRQKRRLAGDIMERVFDGVPDEDEI; translated from the coding sequence ATGATCGAGTGTTACGAGCGCTGCGGACTGATCATCAATGACCAGGTGGTGAAAACGCCGGTGGTCATCTCATCGATGGCCGGGGTGACCGACGCCGCCTATGTGCTGGCCCGCAAGGAGCATATCGGCGCCGCGTTCATCGGCGGATACTCTATCGACGAGGAGACGATGGCGGCGAGCAGGGCGATGGCGGCCGACGGACGGCCCGAGTTCCGGTACGACGACCCCGTGGCAGAGTTGAAGGCCCAGATTGCCGCCCTGCAGGGAAGCGGGGTCGTCACCGGCCTGAACCTGCGGGGGAGCAGTCCCGCCTCCTATGCGGCCATCGCCGATGAGATCGGCGATGCGGCGGTGTACGAGGTCGACGCCCACTGCCGGCAGCCCGCAATGACGGCGCTCGGGTGCGGTGAGGCCCTCCTTCGGGACACACGCCGCCTTGCGGAGACGGTCCGGGCGCTCAAGGCGCTGGACGTAACGGTCTCGGTGAAGGTCAGGGCCGGGGTCGCCGCCGACGACCGCCGTCTTGCCCGCCTCCTCTGGAAGGCCGGGGCCGACATCATCCACGCCGACCTGATGGACTTTGGTTACGCCCGCCTGCGGCAGATCAGGAATGCCTGTCCCCTCGTGCTCATTGCGAACAACTCGATCACCTCCTTCGACCGTGCAATGGAGATGTTCGCCCACGGGGCCGATATGGTCTCCATGGCCAGGCGGTCGGACGAGCGGACCCTTGCCGGGATCGATGCCGCAATCCAGAGGAAGGCCGAGGAGAGCGGGTGGTACAATGCACCGAAGCAGCTCTGCCGCGGCGGGGACGTGCGGTCACTCGCCTTTTGCTGCATGCCGGTGAAGCACTGCCCCCTGATCCCCTTCCTGGAGAGTATCGGGCTCTCCCGCGAGGACTACATCAGGATCAAGACAGAGGCGGTGGAAGGGACGCCGATCGCAGGGGGGAAGACGACATGTTTCGGTTCCCTTTCCTGGTGCTGCAAGTCGAGCTCCCCCTGCATGCTCAGGGAACTCTCTATGAAGGAGGCAGGACTTTCCAGCGCGGAGTACATGCGGCAGAAGCGCCGGCTTGCCGGAGATATCATGGAGCGGGTCTTTGATGGAGTGCCGGACGAAGACGAGATCTGA
- a CDS encoding DUF1616 domain-containing protein, with the protein MVVTAATLLCVYVPVLNESFLRVLFGVAMVLFVPGYTLIAALFPVRDDLMVNP; encoded by the coding sequence GTGGTCGTCACGGCCGCGACCCTTCTCTGTGTCTATGTCCCGGTGCTGAACGAGAGTTTTCTCCGGGTCCTCTTCGGCGTGGCGATGGTTCTCTTCGTCCCCGGCTACACCCTGATCGCCGCACTCTTTCCGGTGCGGGATGACCTCATGGTAAACCCTTGA
- the cfbA gene encoding sirohydrochlorin nickelochelatase yields MKRTGLLLVGHGSKLPYNKELIESTAALIAAQHPEYLVRPGFMSMNEPSVEETLALFKKDEIDRLVVVPLFLAKGVHILQDIPELLGLPEGGKKGSFVHASGAIPLLYADPIGGDPLLADLMVKNAEAALNSAI; encoded by the coding sequence ATGAAGAGAACCGGATTGTTACTTGTTGGCCACGGCAGCAAACTCCCCTACAACAAAGAACTCATCGAGAGCACGGCCGCCCTGATCGCAGCCCAGCACCCCGAGTACCTGGTCCGCCCCGGTTTCATGAGCATGAACGAGCCCTCGGTCGAGGAGACCCTCGCCCTCTTTAAGAAGGACGAGATCGACCGTCTCGTCGTCGTCCCCCTCTTCCTTGCGAAGGGCGTCCACATCCTCCAGGACATTCCCGAACTCCTCGGCCTCCCCGAGGGCGGGAAGAAGGGCAGCTTCGTCCACGCCTCCGGCGCCATCCCCCTCCTCTATGCCGACCCGATCGGCGGCGACCCCCTCCTCGCCGACCTGATGGTCAAGAACGCCGAGGCGGCACTCAACTCGGCTATCTGA
- the cfbE gene encoding coenzyme F430 synthase yields MKILVLDTIHGGAVLAEALAAAGHEVDAVDVYRGREGIPVEEAARKRYDLVVAPVHLDPAHPLLGAAPRAVTHHEAVALLLAGRRPSPLVEVTGMRGKTTTAAALAHILPGPGVLHTSMGTFACPEGCLFWKRSITPASVLAAAEEAKKIDGWCVAEESLGVSGAGDLAVLTSGEDYPVAAGKKSALAEKVRSLARARAVLVPPGVTVPGALDAGTIAAVAGTACTYSHGGIEGRFENPLLALTGYRTPLQIAAAAACLLGADPAGLASFRPLPGRMAVSHAGKALVVDAASSGACREVAVDAAAYARALGGARPLVLVIGTEGQTICEGFPEGEVAAAVEAIGPDSTVLVGDYPGLAGTPAPDLAAGYAIAQTLTGGGTIVLAVKTWR; encoded by the coding sequence ATGAAGATCCTCGTCCTCGACACCATCCACGGCGGCGCCGTCCTTGCAGAGGCGCTCGCGGCGGCCGGTCATGAGGTCGACGCGGTGGACGTCTACCGGGGAAGAGAGGGGATCCCAGTAGAAGAGGCGGCACGGAAGCGCTACGACCTCGTCGTCGCCCCCGTCCACCTCGACCCGGCCCACCCTCTTCTCGGGGCGGCGCCGCGGGCCGTCACCCACCACGAGGCGGTGGCCCTGCTCCTTGCAGGGAGGAGGCCGTCGCCCCTGGTCGAAGTCACCGGCATGCGCGGCAAGACGACGACCGCAGCCGCCCTCGCCCACATCCTTCCCGGCCCCGGCGTCCTCCACACCTCGATGGGCACCTTTGCCTGCCCTGAGGGGTGCCTCTTCTGGAAACGCTCCATCACCCCGGCTTCGGTGCTCGCCGCGGCCGAGGAGGCGAAAAAGATCGACGGTTGGTGTGTCGCCGAGGAGTCCCTCGGCGTCTCCGGCGCCGGCGACCTTGCGGTCCTCACCTCGGGGGAGGACTATCCCGTCGCCGCGGGGAAGAAGAGCGCCCTCGCCGAGAAGGTGCGCTCCCTTGCGCGGGCGAGGGCGGTGCTCGTCCCGCCAGGCGTGACTGTACCGGGCGCCCTGGACGCCGGCACGATCGCCGCGGTCGCGGGGACGGCCTGCACGTACAGCCACGGCGGCATCGAAGGGCGGTTCGAGAACCCCCTCCTTGCGCTCACGGGCTACAGGACACCCCTCCAGATCGCCGCGGCGGCGGCCTGCCTCCTCGGCGCGGACCCGGCAGGGCTTGCGTCCTTCCGGCCCCTGCCCGGCAGGATGGCGGTCTCCCATGCCGGGAAGGCCCTGGTCGTCGACGCCGCAAGCAGCGGCGCCTGCCGGGAGGTCGCCGTCGACGCCGCCGCCTATGCCCGCGCCCTCGGCGGGGCCAGACCCCTCGTCCTGGTCATCGGGACAGAGGGGCAGACCATCTGCGAGGGCTTTCCCGAAGGGGAGGTGGCGGCCGCGGTCGAGGCCATCGGCCCGGACAGCACCGTGCTTGTCGGGGACTATCCCGGCCTTGCCGGCACCCCCGCCCCCGACCTTGCGGCCGGGTATGCGATCGCACAGACTCTCACAGGCGGAGGGACCATCGTCCTTGCCGTCAAGACATGGAGGTAA